Below is a window of Terriglobia bacterium DNA.
TTCGCTTATACCGTCGGCTCAGCAATAGCAGAGTTTGCCGAGCAGAAAAAAGGCCAGCTTCAACCCGGTATGTTGGCCGATTTCGTCGTGCTTGATCGCGACATCACAAAAATAGCGCCGCCGGAGATTTTGAAGACGCGCGTTCTGCGTACCGTGGTCGGCGGCAAGACGGTCTACGAAGCTAAGTAGATATAGTATTGCTGTCGTCGATCCGGTGGAAGAGCGGGCCTTTCTGGTCTGAAGAGATGTGGCACAGACACTCTTGTCTGTGCTTGCATCCTTAACGTTTAACAGAGCACAGGCAGGAGTGCCTGTGCCACAAAATCAAGGACATGTTCTTTGAAACTGCTTTAGCCCTTGAAATCCCTACTTAACAATCTTCGCCCGCCATTTAACTTTATGCGTTTCTTCAAATTGCTTCGCTATTTTGTTGCGTCCACTTTCACCGTGCATCTATAACAAAGACGGGCCACGCCGGTGCTAGCACACCGAACGCAGCCCTAACCACAAATCACCTTCACAAGAAAGGCGACCTATGGCTGACACAGATTTTAGCAGCGCACCTAATTCCAGCAGCGTACCCAAACCCCACATCTACGATCTTCTCAACCGTCTCAACGCATCCTTCGCCCGCGTTCATCGCAACATGGAAGCATTGGAACAGGTCGGCATTTTCGATCCGCTCATGATGCAGTCCCTGAACCGCCAGTCTGAGCATCTTAGGGCAGGCGCCAATTACCATCTGCTCGGGGCGATGCGCCGCATTGAAGAACGTGACCGCGAGAAATTTTCGCAGCCACCCAAAGAGTGAAGCCCACTGTTGAACGCAGGACCCGCCGCTGCAAGGCGGGTCCCTTCACCCAATGCCCTTAGCATTGGAAGAATTGCTTTGCACAAAAAAAATCTCATCACGGATAAACACGGATGACACAGATTTACAAATCAAAAATGGTCCTATTGAACTTTTGATCCGTGTAAATCAGTATTATCAGTGTCATCTGCGGTGAGGTTTGGGGATTTTGTGCAAGCTATTTGCCAATTGCTATTTGCTATTTGCTCAAAGTCGTGTCGCAGGTTCCACCACCTCGCGAAGAGCGGCTTTATCTTGCTTTCTCTGCATGTGCAGGTCCCACAATAGCCACGCCAGGTACGCCACAATCAAAACATTGGTGGCAAAAATGGCCCATTTGATCGGCGTGGCGCGGTGCGCCAGTTCATAGATTTCAATGGGAAGATACAAACAGCCGCTGATCAGCGCGAACCATTCCGCCCACTGCTTCTCCAGCCACAGCCCCGTGGCCTCCACAAAGCGAATGGTGGAATAAAGCAGCGTGCCGCCGATCCATAAATGAAGGTTTCCCGGGGTAACGTGTCGCGCTCCGCGAATGAGCTCGCGGGCCAGATGGCCATCAGGATTCAACCGAAAAATTTTGTGAAGAATACGCAGTAGATGCTCAGCCACATCTTGAATATCTTTGTGCAGCAGGCTCACCAGCCATATCGCCACCAATACGGCAAGCAGCCCCTTGGCCGCCTCAATCAGGGCAATTCCGCGCAGGCCAAGATGTTTTGCGAGCAGGCTCTTCTGGTTATTCATTCGATTCAGGGATGAAGAACTATTCTATATGCACCTTTAGACGGAAACCGGAGAGGTTGCGTTGTTTGCACTAGTAGAGCGTGTGACCGATGTGACGATGACGCTTCTCAGCCAAAAAGCGCGCGAATCTTCTCTTTTCGGAAGGTAAATATTTCTTGCACGTCCGATTTGACCTTGATCTTGTATGCCATCTGCCCCAGAACGCCAAGCGGAAGCGCGAGAGTGATTGTGTCCGTGATCAGCGTCCCGCCATTTCCCGCTTCAAAACGATGCTCATGCCGCCACAGTTTGTACGGACCGCGCAATTGCAAATCAACAAAGCGGTGCGGCGGCTCCCATTCCACAATTTCACTCGTCCAGCGCAGCGGAATGCCATGCACGCGCAGGCTGTAATTGATCAGCGTCCCCTGTTGGACCGGCTGGGGCTTGACCTTAAGAATCTTGAAGTTCAGCCACGGAGGAGTAAGCGCTTCCAGGTTCTCTGCTCGCGAGAAAAACTCGAAAACTTCCGGCAGCGGACGGGCCACCTGCTGCATGAAAGACAAAGTATAGGGTTCATCCGCCATTCAACCGCCTTTCTTCCATTGGAACACACCGGACGCGCAAGCACCGAATGGCATCTAACCCATTGTGAGTAGCGTCGGCCCCATCTTTGCGAATGGAACCAGGATCAAAAGGCCTCGCAGGGTTCTTGGCAGAATTAAAGATGCTGTGTGGCGCACGGTCGAAGCAGTGCCGGCAAAGCACACGCTGCAAATGGCCGCGGCTCTTTCGTATTATTTTGTTATCTCGATGTTTCCGGCGTTTCTTCTTGTCTCTGCGATTGTCGCCTATTTGCCGGGAGCGCATCCTTTCGAACAGGTCTTATCGCTGATGTCGGGTTTCGTACCCCGCGAATCGATTGAGCTTCTGCGCAAGGTGCTTGCCACTGTGGTAACGCCCAACCGAAGCACGCTTCTTTCCTTCGGTATCCTGGGAACGCTGTGGACCGCATCCGGCGGTTTCGCAGCGGCGATTGAGGCTCTCGACATCGCTTACGAAGTTGAAGAAGCGCGTCCGTTCTGGGTAACAAGGCCGCTGGCCGTTGCCCTCACTCTCCTGGTGGGATTACTTCTTTTGGTCGCGCTCGTGGTGATGATTGTGGGCCCGCAATTTGGGACCTGGCTGGCATTGCGGACGAGCCTCTCATGGCTGTTTGCGCAAGCCTGGCCATATATCCATTGGACAGTTGCAGTGGTGTTCACCGTTCTCGCCGTGGAATCTCTCTATTTTCTTGCGCCGAACGTGAGGCAGCGTTTCTGGGCCACGCTTCCTGGAGCTGTGTTGGCCGTGGGCTGCTGGATCGGTCTTTCCTACATTCTGGGTTATTACTTCCGCAGCTTTGCTCACTTCAACAAAACCTACGGCGCCATGGGCGCTGTGATCGCGCTGATGGTGTGGCTCTACTGGACAAGCTTCTTCATGCTGGTGGGAGCAGAGCTGAATTGCCAGTTGGCAAAAGAGACGAAAGAAGGAAAAATCAAGCAGGACGAAAAACCGAGTGGGCTCACGGAACTGGACCTGACAGCGTAGGAGCAATTAGCATTCAGCCGGTATCCCGCAGATTTCCGCTGGTAAACGCGAGAACGGAAACGTAGCCGCGAATTTCGCGAATAAACACGAATCACAATCTAAACATCATTCGCGTGTTTCGCGTTGATTCGCGGCCTGATTTTTCTTTGGCTAGCGGCCAACGGCTAGTAGCCAGCGGCTTCTTTACCTTGCCGACTTAAACAATGAAAACACCGCGCCCTGCGGATCGGCAACAATGGACCATGTCCCCACGTTTTCCATCTGGCGCGCAGGCATCAGGATTTTTCCTCCCAGTTGTGCGGCCTTGGCTGTGGCTGCTTCAGCATCGGCCACCTGGAAGTAAACCAGCCAGTGCGGTGGAGTGTTGGGATTCCGGTGCTTGGCCGGAGGAATTCCGCCGATGAAATGTTCGCCGTTCTTAATGTGAATGTAACCGGAAGGATCTTTTTCATCTTTCATTAACTGCCAGCCGAAGAGATCGCCATAAAATTTGCTTGCGCGTTCCGGATTCGCAGTGCTGAGATCAGCCCAGCAGACTGTGTTGTCGCCGGTGATGCCAATGCCACTGTGCTTTTTGGGCTGCCAAATGGAGAAAACCGCGCCCGTAGGGTCCTGGAGAACGGCCATACGGCCTATATCCATTACGTCAAACGCCGGAGCATGTACGGTGCCGCCGGCCTGGGCCGCTTTGGCGACGGACTGATCGGCATTTTCAACCGCAATATAAAGCATCCAGTTCGGAGGCACGCCTTGCGCGCGCTGCTCCTTGCGCATGGTGTAAGCGGCTCCGGTATTGCGACCGGAAAGTTTGAACATGGAATAAAAATCGTCCGGCCCCATGGGACTGTCTTCCACGGCCCAACCGAAGAGCGATGTATAAAATTTTTTTGCGGCATTCTGGTCCGTGGTCGCCAACTCAACCCAGCAAAACGAACCTGCGGGATGCTTATCAATGTTTGCCATAGCCCAGAAAGTATACGCGAAGCATATTAGCTTGCGCTTTTCGGCGACTATCCAGGAATGCGCTACTTAGGAATGATCTACTTTAAGAATGATCGACTCTGGCAAACAGCACATCCCACTCCTGATGCCTTTGCGAAGGAACAGACCGGCTGCCGGGGAATGTTTCATCCAGCAATTCAAGGCTGGACATTCTCAGAACGGCAAACTTGCGCCAGTCAGGCAAACGGCTGCTGCTGCTTTCGCCGCCGGTCTGGTACGTAAAGAGGTTCACGACTCCTTTTTGAATGCCATAATCCTGCGGCTCCACGATTCGATGCTTACCGTGATAGGAAAAACGCAACAGGCGTCTCTCATGAATCGCCGTCAGGATGAGCTTGTGAACACCAGGATCCACGCCGGCAGGCGCAGGGTGCCGTATTACGTGAAGCGAGCCCCTCATCTTTCAATCATGAGCGAGCCTAAGCGTGTTAATCGCGCTACATCGCTTCTGTCCTGAATTTGTAAAACGGCTGGTAGATAATAGTAAGCATGAAGCGCTCCGGGGTTGCCGATCTTCCTTTGCATGGCGGGCGTGTGCCTCCGTGGCTTGCCGAGCGCATGACCATGTTGGGCACGGCGATTTCCGAGAGCGTGCTCTACCATTACGGCGCGCCGGAACTTCTCTCCCGCTTGAGCGATCCTTTCTGGTTCCAGGCCCTGGGTTGCGTGATGGGAATGGATTGGCACTCATCAGGAATCACAACGTCTGTCATGGGGGCCTTGAAGCGCGGGCTGAACCCGCGCGCGCATGAGCTGGGCATCTACGTATGTGGCGGACGCGGGAAACATTCACGCAAGACCCCAGACGAGCTTTGCGCTGTGGCCGAGCGTGAGAGCCTGAATGGTGACGAACTGGCGCGCACCAGCCGCCTCACCGCAAAGATCGATAACAACGCCATTGCCGATGGCTTTCAGCTATATCTACACAGTTTTGTGGTGAGCAGAGCCGGAGACTGGACCGTCGTTCAGCAAGGAATGAACGATGCCACAGGGCTAGCCCGCCGCTATCACTGGCATTCAGCAACCGTGCGGGATTTTATTTCCGAGCCGCACACAGCAATCGTGGGCGAACGCGTTTATGCCGGCGCAATCATGAATCTCGTCGATAGCCGGGCCAAAGCCGCGCAAGCCGCTCTGCTGGAGATTACGCGGGAGAATCCCGAGCGCACATTGCGTGAAGTTCCACGGCTCGCCATGCCCGCACATCATGATGTCCGCGAAAAAGATATTGACGCAAAACGGCTGGGCGCGGTGCTGGCCGTCGCCTATGAGAAGCAGCTGCGCGATTTTGCCAATCTGCTGTTGCTGGAAAATCTGGGACCGCGCACATTGCAATCTCTGGCGCTGATTGCCGAGGTGGTGCACGGAACGCCGACGCGCTTTGCTGATCCGGCGCGCTTCTCCTTCGCGCATGGCGGAAAAGATGGCCATCCCTTCCCTGTCCCGCTAAAGACTTATGACGAGTCGCTTTCAGTCTTGCGGCGCGCATTGCAGCAGGCCAAAGTGGGTCATACAGAAAAATTAAGCGGCTTCAGCCGGCTTGACCGCTTTACCCGCATGGTCGAGAGCAATGTTGAGCCACAAGTCGATTTCGAAGCGACTCTGGCTCATGAACGCCAGATTTCTCCATCACTCGACGGCAGAACGGTCTTCGATGATCGCAAGCCGAAGACAAGAAATAAAAACGAGAAGCAACTAAAACTGTTCTAGCGTCCCGCGCTGGCGTTTGCTCCATTGCAACCCGTCTATGTACACTGCACACGCCATGATGAAACGATTTTTCCTGTCTTTAATTACCGCGCTTGCCTGCATTCCTGCCATGGCCCAATGCTGCCCAGAAAAACCCACCACAGAAAAACGTGAAGCGCTCTGGCAGAAACTTCAGGAAGAATTGAAAGCCATCGATAAAGGACTGGATGGCGTCATGGGTCTCGCTGTCAAAGACCTCGCCTCGGGAGAAACTTTCTTCATTCATGGCGATGAAATCATGCCGCAGGCCAGTTCCATTAAGATCGCGGTGCTGGCAGAACTTTATCTTCAGGCGCAGCAGGGCAAGCTCAAGCTGACGGATGAATACGTGGTGCGCAGCCAGGACCTGGTTTCCGGCAGCGACATCATGCTGGGCCTGACGCCGGGAGTAACGCGCCTGACGCTCCGCGACCTGGCCACGATGATGGTGGCAGTGAGCGATAACAGCGCGACCAACGTCCTGATCGGGCGCGTTGGCATGGAAAACGTTAACGCCATGCTGGATAGCCTGGGCTTGCACGCAACCCGGCTGCGGCGGCAGATGATGGACCTGAAAGCTGCCGGCGAAGGCCGCGAAAACGTTTCCACGCCGCGCGAGATGATGACGCTGCTGGAAACCGTTTATCGCGGCAAGCTGCTCAACAAAGAGATGACCGCCGATTTCATCAAAGTCCTGAGCACCCATAAAGAGAGCTCGCTCCTGCAAGGCCTGCCGGATGATGCCGTGGCAGCCAGCAAGCCCGGTGAACTGGAAGCCGTGCGAAATGACTCTGGAATTATTTTCGTGAAAAATCGCCCCTACATTTTGTGCGTAATGACCACATATCTAGAGGACGAAAAGGAAGGCTCCGCCGCCATCCGCAAGATTGCCGCCCTTACGTATAGTTACTTCGATCGAGTGTCCCGCGGATCTGAATATGGCCGCGTCGTGTCGCCCAAATAGAACGCGCTGTAAAGCAGCCTGCCGTTCCGCCTTGGCTTATGGACTAAAATGAAATCGTTATGACCAATCGGTTTCTATGGACATTGATCGCCGCTATTCTTCTTACCGCGGTTTCGCCAGCACAGTTTAAACGCGTCCCATTACAGGCTCCGGCCAATCCGAATCCACAGTTGTACAAAGCAGACGCGAATGCCGCGCAGGACATCCGGAGGGCGCTGGCTTCCGCCGGCAAGCAGCACAAGAATGTATTGCTCGATTTTGGTGGCAACTGGTGCATTGACTGCCATATCCTGGAAAATGCCTTTCATCAACCCAGGATCGCGCCATTGCTGAACAGCAATTACATTGTTGTGCATGTTGACGTGGGAAAGTACGAAAAGAATCTGGACTTGGCAAAGAAATACCACGTTGATCTGCAAAAAGGCGTGCCGTCGCTGGCGGTGCTGGATTCACTGGGTAAGGTACTCTATGGCACCAGCGATTTTGAGCGCGCGCATTTGATGAGCGAAGATGATGTAATCCAGTTTTTATACAAATGGAAGCCATCTGCCGCGGGAAGTTCTTCTTCCGGAACTCCTGCTCATAGTAAGCGATAGGTAGATAAGCAATAGCTAAGAGCCCGCCCCTTAAGTTCGGGCTATACTGCCCGCTCCGGCAAAGCGCATTTTTCTGCGTTAAGCTATTGCAATTTCCCGCTTATGGAGAGAGAATCTCCTACCCCCAATAGTTAGTTCGTTCTACCCCCTTTAGTTACCCAACAAATATGATTATCTTTTAGATAAGTAAGAGCGTATGTCAACAAAGGAGCAAGACAGCTAAGAAGCAGGCAGCAACCGTTCTACTTCTTCCACAAAGTGGTGCGGCCCTTCCTGCTTTGAAACCACCTTGTCCGGACAGGTTTCGCGACCGAGATAGATGTGCCCATCCACCTGCATAAGGATTTTCTGATGGGGATGCCGCTGCTTGATCTCTTCGCAGAATTCCAGGCCGGGATCGGCAAAGTGGCCCACGTCAACGATCACAAGATCGTACTGCGGAGCGGCTGAAATTACTGTGCGGGCGGCTTCCAGATCAACAGCGGTATCAACGTTATAGCCTCGCATCCGCAGCATCAGGGCCCGCAAATGCTGCACGGTGCTATTGCCATCAACAAGCAGAATACGGACTTTGCGTCTGGCTGGGGTCATGGTAGGTATTCCCAGACTACACCAGTGTGAACACCTGCTTATGGCCCTATCACCGTAGTACCAATGAATTTATTTCAGAGCAGCAAAAAAGCAGAGACCCTGTTTATTTCTTGACAAATCATTACTTCAGTTTCTGGTTGAACCATGCCGCCACGCGCTCAATCACGTCCCGCTGATGCGAGGGATCCACGAACATATGTCCTTCATGCTCATAGACAACCAGTTCTGTTTCCGTGCCAATTGTCTTGAGCGCATGCCAGAATTCATACGACTGTGGAGTCGGACATTCGCCGTCGCTATCGCCCACCAGAACCAGAGTCGGCGTTTTGGCATTTTTAATGAATGTGATAGGTGAGCTTTTGGCATAAACCTGAGGATCGTCATAAACGGTCGCGCCGAAAAACGGGACCATCCATTTATCGATCTGGTTTTCGCCATAGTAGCTCTGGAAATTAGCTAAACCTGCCCCAGCCACCGCGGCGGCAAAGCGATTGGTCTGCGTAACCGCCCACATGGTCATGTAACCACCATAGCTCCAGCCGGTGATGCCAAGGCGATGCTCGTCGATAGGCGCTTGCTTGATTGCCTGGTCAATGCCTGTCATGATGTCGCGAAAATCTCCATAGCCAAAATCCTTGACGTTGGCGCGCGTGAAAGCTTCACCCTGGCCAAAGCTGCCGCGTGGGTTAGGCATGAAAACGAAATAGCCGGTGGCCGAAAGCGCCACGCCAAAGCTGTGCGGGCCGGGCCACGCTGAATGCTGCATGGAACTGGGGCCGCCATGCACTTGCAGCACCATGGGGTATTTTTTTGTCGCGTCGTTTTTTGTTGAATCAAAATTGGCCGGATAAAGCAGCCAGCCTTGCAAATTGAAACCGTCATTCTGCCAATGGATGCTCTTCGCTTCTCCCCACGCGGGCTTAAGCGAAGCGTTACGCGAGGTGATCTGCTTCCATTCATTAATCACTCCGGCCCAGATTTCTGGAGGATGCGCCAGAGACTGCCGAATCACCGCCGCAGTTTTTCCGTCGGCGGCAAGAGAGACAGCCGTGCCCCAGCCATATGCATTGAGTTCGCCCGGTCCGCGAGTGAGGGTTGCAATATCACCAGAACTTGGTTCGACGGTGGCGACTCCGCTTTCGCCATCCACATCTTCACCGAAAAGAATCTTGCCGCCGCTAGTCCACGTAAGCCAACTGGCGGAAGCTTTCATGCCGGGCGTGATATTTTTAGCTGCACCGCCTTCAGCGGGAACGATAAAGATATCGCCACCAACAGCGGGCTCGTCACTCATAATGCCGGAGATGAAAGCGACCGTCTTGCCGTCCGGCGACCAGGCAGGCACTGCGATTTGCGAATCGATGGGCGGTGTGTAAATTGATTTCCTCTCTCCGCCAACGGCAGGGATGGTATAGATTTGCGCGACGTACCAGTTGTCGTCACCATTGCCGTGGGCCGCTGTGGTCACAAAGTTCTTGCCGTCCGGCGACCATGCATACTCGTACACATACATATCGGCGGGCGAGATCTGGCGCAGCTTGCCACCTGCCGCATCGACGAGTGTAAGACGCTGCTCAGTGACAGCTTCTTTAATCACTCCAGTCTGCGCTTTTTCCGCCACCAGAGGGCCAGCAGCACGCTCAGCGTTCTCAGTAAATAGGAATGCGAGGGTCTTGCCGTCAGGCGACCAGCCAGGCGAGGCGAGAAATCCTTTTACGTTGGTGAGCTTGCGCGGCGAGCCGGCGGCAGCGTTGGTAACATAGATCTGAGGCTGGTCGGGCTTGGCAGCGTCAGAGAGAAAAGCGATCTGCTTGCTGTCCGGCGACCATGCAACGGCGCTCTCGGATTGTCCACCGGCTGTAATGCGGCGTGGCGTACCGCCAGTCACTGCGGAAACAAAGATTGCCGATCCGTCTTTAGTGATCTCCACCCATGCGACTTGTTTGCCGTTGGGCGAGATGGCGGTCTGATCAAAATTTTTGCCGGCCCAGAGAGTGGCAATCACGTTGTCCATGGATGAAGAACTGGCCTTTGAGCGAGCGGAGGAAGCAGGCTGGGCAAGTACCGCAGGAGCCAGCAGCAGACAGGCAAAAATGATCGCCACTCTTGTTCTTACCACTTCAGGCATTCCAGGATCTCCAAGGATTGATTTGTTGCCAAATATACAGGCTGCACATGAGGGTAGCAAACGCGGAGCATAGACCGCATTTTTCGCGGAGCGCCACATTTAGAGGCCAGCGCCGCTTATGGTATTCTCCAGTTCATCATGCGACATACTTATCTTCTTATAGCAATTCTGGGCGTGTGCTTTGCAGCGGCTGGACAGGCCGCGAAACAGCAAAAGCCCAGACCGCCTGCGGCCGCCGCTACACCGGCAAAGCCCCAACAGCCATCCGATGAAGAACTGATGAAAAAGACAGCAGAGGCCACGATCGACTGGGACAAGAAGACGACACCAGGTGCAAAGGTGGATGTGCTATTGATCAAAAAAGATCAGGTAAATGACAGACCGGTCATGCAGTATCACGTGAAGGTAACTGGCGCGCCAAAGAACAAGTTTTACACGCTCATGAGTTGGCCTATTACCCTTGCCGCGCCTGTCATCATGGTAAACGGATTGGTGATCGCGGCGGATGGAACTGTTGGCTGCCCGCCTGATTCAACCAAGAGCTGCGCTCAAAGCATGAAGGGCGCGGAACTGAAGCTCACCTATACGCCGGGGATCGGTGAAATTTACCGGCATGCTTTGGTTTCCGAAGACCATACCACCAGGATTTTCTTTTCCATTGTCCCGGCGCCCATGGTGGAACATGACAAGGGGTGCAGCCTTGAGATCGTGCGCTTGAGCCCGCGATTTCAGTTAGCGCTGATTCGCGGCAAAGGCTTCACGCCTGGAGAGCAGATCAGCTTCCACACACAGTCTTACCAGGAAGCCCATGATTCGCAAACCAGGGTAAATCCGCAAGGAGAGTTCTGGGCAACACTCACGCCGTTTGTACAAGCCCGGACGATGGGTACAACGCAGGTGGTAGTGAAAAGCAAGAGCTGCGCCCCCACGCTCTCATTTGAATGGGGATCGGAATAAATGGTCGAGAGGAATCTTAGCGTCTGCGGCTTAAAGGCCGAGCGATGAAGTTTGCGATTTTGGGAGCGGGCGGCGTTGGCGGATATTACGGCGGCCTGCTGGCGAAAAACGGCCATGATGTGTGCGTTCTTGCGCGATCGTCCAACCTGGCTGCGCTACGGGAACGCGGTCTGGAAGTCCGGACGCCCGAAGGATCGTTCATTGTTCCAGTGCAGGCAAGCGATGACGTAAAAGATTTCAGCGCCGTGGACTGCGCATTGGTGGCCGTAAAGAATTATTCGCTGGCTGAGATTGCTCCGGCTGCGGCTTTTTTAGCCGGGCAAGGCGCACTGATTGTGCCACTGCTCAATGGCGTTGAAGTGGCGGACCGGTTGGTAGCCAACGGGGTTCCGCAAGCGCAGTTGGTGGGCGGACTCACTGCCATCAGCGTTGTGCGCACCGCGCCGGGCGTTTTTGAACGACGCAGCCCTTTCCAGCGCGTAGTGCTGGGAGAGTTGGGCCAACCACAGGCGGAACGCAAGCAGCGTATCGATGCCATCGCACGAGCTCTTCGCGACGCCGGGGTGGACGCAAGTGTTTCCCTGGACATCACCGCCGACCTATGGAGAAAGTTTGCCTTCATCGCGTCCATGGCCGCCGCTTGCGGGCTGTCACGCACCGCCATTGGCCCGCTTCGCGCAACAAAGCTCGGCCATTTACTGACCGAGCGCGCTGTGCGTGAAGTCATTAGCATCGCCCGCGCACGCAAGGTCGCGTTGGCGGATGATGAAGCAGAACGCACGATGAAGACCATCGATGGTCTGCCGGATGCCATGAAACCAAGCCTGCTGATCGACCTTGAAGCTGGCCGTCCTACGGAAATTGAAGACCTCAGCGGCGCGGTGTCGCGGCTCGGCAAGTCATGCGGCGTGGAAACTCCGGTGCATGACACGGCCGCGGCGGCGATCGGGGTATCCGCCAAAAGATGAAATGAGCTGTGTGAGCCGTCGCGCCTGCGCGGTCTCACTTTTTGCTCCTGCTGTCGTCTAAAACCTGCGGACTAAAAATTGGAAGACGCGCTCGTCATCTTTCCCGGAGGTTTATGACTCGTTTCTGGCGAACCGCTCTCGTACTACTCCTGATCGTCTTCAGTAACATACTTTTTGCGGCCGAACTACCTAAACCGCTGCTTCTTGTACTGAACAAGCCCCAGGGAAAACTCTTGCTGGTTGATCCAGCAGCAAAGAAAGTCATCGGTGAGGTAACAACAGGAAATGGGCCGCATGAGGTCACGGTTTCGGCGGATGGCAAGCTCGCGTTTGTCGCCAACTATGGCGACCAGATGCCGGGTGACAGCATTTCGGTCATCGACCTGGAAGCGAAGAAAGAATTGCGGCGGGTGAATCTAGGCGCATTGCGGCGTCCG
It encodes the following:
- a CDS encoding VOC family protein; amino-acid sequence: MANIDKHPAGSFCWVELATTDQNAAKKFYTSLFGWAVEDSPMGPDDFYSMFKLSGRNTGAAYTMRKEQRAQGVPPNWMLYIAVENADQSVAKAAQAGGTVHAPAFDVMDIGRMAVLQDPTGAVFSIWQPKKHSGIGITGDNTVCWADLSTANPERASKFYGDLFGWQLMKDEKDPSGYIHIKNGEHFIGGIPPAKHRNPNTPPHWLVYFQVADAEAATAKAAQLGGKILMPARQMENVGTWSIVADPQGAVFSLFKSAR
- a CDS encoding class A beta-lactamase-related serine hydrolase, whose product is MYTAHAMMKRFFLSLITALACIPAMAQCCPEKPTTEKREALWQKLQEELKAIDKGLDGVMGLAVKDLASGETFFIHGDEIMPQASSIKIAVLAELYLQAQQGKLKLTDEYVVRSQDLVSGSDIMLGLTPGVTRLTLRDLATMMVAVSDNSATNVLIGRVGMENVNAMLDSLGLHATRLRRQMMDLKAAGEGRENVSTPREMMTLLETVYRGKLLNKEMTADFIKVLSTHKESSLLQGLPDDAVAASKPGELEAVRNDSGIIFVKNRPYILCVMTTYLEDEKEGSAAIRKIAALTYSYFDRVSRGSEYGRVVSPK
- a CDS encoding thioredoxin family protein produces the protein MTNRFLWTLIAAILLTAVSPAQFKRVPLQAPANPNPQLYKADANAAQDIRRALASAGKQHKNVLLDFGGNWCIDCHILENAFHQPRIAPLLNSNYIVVHVDVGKYEKNLDLAKKYHVDLQKGVPSLAVLDSLGKVLYGTSDFERAHLMSEDDVIQFLYKWKPSAAGSSSSGTPAHSKR
- a CDS encoding S9 family peptidase yields the protein MPEVVRTRVAIIFACLLLAPAVLAQPASSARSKASSSSMDNVIATLWAGKNFDQTAISPNGKQVAWVEITKDGSAIFVSAVTGGTPRRITAGGQSESAVAWSPDSKQIAFLSDAAKPDQPQIYVTNAAAGSPRKLTNVKGFLASPGWSPDGKTLAFLFTENAERAAGPLVAEKAQTGVIKEAVTEQRLTLVDAAGGKLRQISPADMYVYEYAWSPDGKNFVTTAAHGNGDDNWYVAQIYTIPAVGGERKSIYTPPIDSQIAVPAWSPDGKTVAFISGIMSDEPAVGGDIFIVPAEGGAAKNITPGMKASASWLTWTSGGKILFGEDVDGESGVATVEPSSGDIATLTRGPGELNAYGWGTAVSLAADGKTAAVIRQSLAHPPEIWAGVINEWKQITSRNASLKPAWGEAKSIHWQNDGFNLQGWLLYPANFDSTKNDATKKYPMVLQVHGGPSSMQHSAWPGPHSFGVALSATGYFVFMPNPRGSFGQGEAFTRANVKDFGYGDFRDIMTGIDQAIKQAPIDEHRLGITGWSYGGYMTMWAVTQTNRFAAAVAGAGLANFQSYYGENQIDKWMVPFFGATVYDDPQVYAKSSPITFIKNAKTPTLVLVGDSDGECPTPQSYEFWHALKTIGTETELVVYEHEGHMFVDPSHQRDVIERVAAWFNQKLK
- a CDS encoding WYL domain-containing protein, translated to MRGSLHVIRHPAPAGVDPGVHKLILTAIHERRLLRFSYHGKHRIVEPQDYGIQKGVVNLFTYQTGGESSSSRLPDWRKFAVLRMSSLELLDETFPGSRSVPSQRHQEWDVLFARVDHS
- a CDS encoding DUF2127 domain-containing protein; this encodes MNNQKSLLAKHLGLRGIALIEAAKGLLAVLVAIWLVSLLHKDIQDVAEHLLRILHKIFRLNPDGHLARELIRGARHVTPGNLHLWIGGTLLYSTIRFVEATGLWLEKQWAEWFALISGCLYLPIEIYELAHRATPIKWAIFATNVLIVAYLAWLLWDLHMQRKQDKAALREVVEPATRL
- a CDS encoding response regulator, with protein sequence MTPARRKVRILLVDGNSTVQHLRALMLRMRGYNVDTAVDLEAARTVISAAPQYDLVIVDVGHFADPGLEFCEEIKQRHPHQKILMQVDGHIYLGRETCPDKVVSKQEGPHHFVEEVERLLPAS
- a CDS encoding SRPBCC family protein; its protein translation is MADEPYTLSFMQQVARPLPEVFEFFSRAENLEALTPPWLNFKILKVKPQPVQQGTLINYSLRVHGIPLRWTSEIVEWEPPHRFVDLQLRGPYKLWRHEHRFEAGNGGTLITDTITLALPLGVLGQMAYKIKVKSDVQEIFTFRKEKIRALFG
- a CDS encoding YihY/virulence factor BrkB family protein codes for the protein MWRTVEAVPAKHTLQMAAALSYYFVISMFPAFLLVSAIVAYLPGAHPFEQVLSLMSGFVPRESIELLRKVLATVVTPNRSTLLSFGILGTLWTASGGFAAAIEALDIAYEVEEARPFWVTRPLAVALTLLVGLLLLVALVVMIVGPQFGTWLALRTSLSWLFAQAWPYIHWTVAVVFTVLAVESLYFLAPNVRQRFWATLPGAVLAVGCWIGLSYILGYYFRSFAHFNKTYGAMGAVIALMVWLYWTSFFMLVGAELNCQLAKETKEGKIKQDEKPSGLTELDLTA
- a CDS encoding DUF763 domain-containing protein; protein product: MKRSGVADLPLHGGRVPPWLAERMTMLGTAISESVLYHYGAPELLSRLSDPFWFQALGCVMGMDWHSSGITTSVMGALKRGLNPRAHELGIYVCGGRGKHSRKTPDELCAVAERESLNGDELARTSRLTAKIDNNAIADGFQLYLHSFVVSRAGDWTVVQQGMNDATGLARRYHWHSATVRDFISEPHTAIVGERVYAGAIMNLVDSRAKAAQAALLEITRENPERTLREVPRLAMPAHHDVREKDIDAKRLGAVLAVAYEKQLRDFANLLLLENLGPRTLQSLALIAEVVHGTPTRFADPARFSFAHGGKDGHPFPVPLKTYDESLSVLRRALQQAKVGHTEKLSGFSRLDRFTRMVESNVEPQVDFEATLAHERQISPSLDGRTVFDDRKPKTRNKNEKQLKLF